ATAACATTGGCCAGAACATTGTGATGGCGCTTGGGCTCAAGGCAGTTTTTCTGGTCACGACGGTTGCCGGCATCACCGGACTCTGGCCGGCCATCCTTGCCGATACCGGGGCGACGGTTTTGGTTACCGCGAATGCGGTCAGGCTACTGGGGACCCGGTTGTCCTGAAGATCCTCTATGGCTGGTCGCTTTGCCAGGCTAGCCTTTCCACAGCAGACGTAGCGGGTGTCTGTAATGGGCCCGAAACCCGACGTTGGGTCACATTGTCCGTCTGGCTGTCCGCCGGCGATTGAAGCCTGGCGACTCCCAGCGTTTCCAACGCTGACAATGTACGGCAGCAGGCGACGCGATATGCTGATCTCGCCTTGACCTTCCCTCCTCAGGCCTCCGAGTGTCGGGTCCCGCAACCGAGGGAAGCCTGTGAGACTCTACGTCGTATCCGCTCTTCACCTCGAAACGGGGCCTTCGTGGTCATTTCCGAAACAGCTGCCGGATTTCGACGTCGCGGTGATCGCCGGTGACCTCCACTGCCCGGTAGCTCGATCCATTGAGCAGATCGCTTCAGCTCCCGTGTTGCAGGGCAAGCCGGTCGTGTTCGTGCCGGGAAATCACGAGTTTGATGGAGGCGTTTTGCAGGATGTGCTCGTGGACGGCTTCGGACTCGCAGCAACTCATGCACATATCCATCTGCTTCACCGGCGGTCAGTCACCATCAGTGGCGTCCGCTTCGTCGGCGCTACCCTTTGGACCGACTACGAGCTGAACGGAACCACCCGCGCCAGCATGATCCTCGCAGGTCACGAGATGCCTGATCACAAGGCCATCCGCTTTCGCGAGCCGTCCGGCCATATCAGCCGCTTCATG
This window of the Phreatobacter oligotrophus genome carries:
- a CDS encoding metallophosphoesterase, which produces MRLYVVSALHLETGPSWSFPKQLPDFDVAVIAGDLHCPVARSIEQIASAPVLQGKPVVFVPGNHEFDGGVLQDVLVDGFGLAATHAHIHLLHRRSVTISGVRFVGATLWTDYELNGTTRASMILAGHEMPDHKAIRFREPSGHISRFMPWHTRREHKLDRAFIEAELALPFDGPTVVVTHHLPSRHSIATRFVGTPLNPAFASELAPPIVAFQPALWVHGHTHHSNDYRIGETRILSNPKGYGPFEGKPRTENPGFDPAMIIEV